A window from Camelus dromedarius isolate mCamDro1 chromosome 9, mCamDro1.pat, whole genome shotgun sequence encodes these proteins:
- the LOC135318412 gene encoding sialic acid-binding Ig-like lectin 5 isoform X4 has translation MCLLQLLLLPVLWGAPLARVLSYPLELPETVTVQESLCVLVPCRFSYPWSLGTSYMFWFQKGADTAHDPPVATNKPEQKLHERTRGRFFLLGDFRTKNCSLSIRDVSMGDSGTYFFHVETSFSEHSYLDKMFSLKVTALIHKPHIPIPETLESGCPRNLTCSVPWVCEQGTPPIFSWTSAALTSLGPKTLLSSVLTLTPWPQDHSTTVTCQVMFPTTGVIVERTIQLNVTYAPQNVAIRIFQGNRPALETLQNASSLPILEGQALQLLCVADSNPPAQLSWFRGSPALNATAISSTAILELPGVGTAEEGEFTCRAQNPLGSQYLSLSVSVVYPPQLLGPSCSWEDGGLHCSCSSRAQPAPSLRWRLGEGLLEGTSSNASYMVTSSSAGPWANSSLSLSEGLSSGLSLSCEALNVHGAQSARVLLLPGQSQPRAGWVLGAVGGAGFMVLLSLSLCLVFRVKTHRETQPVQSMDDRSQVVGSGSREHQFGTDTPADSPAPAGAGPISQDECQLHYAFLRFHKLKPQGREGMDTEYSEIRTHK, from the exons ATGTGCCTTctacagctgctgctgctgcctgtgcTGTGGGGAG cacccCTGGCTCGAGTGCTGAGTTACCCGCTGGAACTGCCGGAGACTGTGACAGTGCAGGagagcctgtgtgtccttgtgcCGTGCAGATTTTCCTACCCCTGGTCTTTGGGAACCTCCTACATGTTTTGGTTCCAGAAAGGGGCAGATACAGCACACGACCCTCCAGTGGCCACCAACAAGCCCGAACAGAAGCTGCATGAAAGGACCCGGGGGCGGTTCTTTCTCCTCGGGGACTTCCGGACCAAAAACTGCTCCCTGAGCATCAGAGACGTCAGCATGGGGGACAGTGGGACATACTTCTTTCACGTGGAGACATCCTTCAGTGAACACTCATATCTAGATAAAATGTTCTCTCTGAAGGTGACAG CCCTGATCCACAAACCCCACATCCCCATCCCGGAGACCCTGGAGTCTGGCTGCCCCAGGAACCTGACCTGCTCGGTGCCCTGGGTCTGTGAGCAGGGCACACCCCCCATCTTCTCCTGGACATCAGCTGCCctcacctccctgggccccaaGACCCTCCTCTCCTCAGTGCTCACCCTCACCCCATGGCCCCAGGACCACAGCACAACTGTCACCTGTCAGGTGATGTTCCCCACAACTGGGGTGATCGTGGAAAGGACGATCCAGCTCAACGTCACCT ATGCTCCACAGAACGTGGCCATCAGAATCTTCCAAGGAAACAGACCAG CCCTCGAGACTCTGCAAAACGCCTCATCCCTTCCCATCCTGGAGGGCCAGGCTCTGCAGCTACTCTGTGTTGCTGACAGCAACCCCCCTGCGCAGCTGAGCTGGTTCCGGGGGTCCCCAGCCCTGAACGCCACCGCCATCTCCAGCACGGCGATTCTGGAGCTGCCTGGTGTAGGGACTGCAGAAGAAGGAGAATTCACCTGCCGAGCTCAGAACCCGCTGGGCTCCCAGTATCTCTCTCTGAGCGTCTCTGTGGTCT accCCCCGCAGCTGCTGGGaccctcctgctcctgggaggacGGGGGTCTGCACTGCAGCTGCTCCTCCCGAGCCCAGCCGGCCCCCTCCCTGCGCTggcggctgggggaggggctgctggagggGACCTCCAGCAACGCCTCCTACATGGTCACCTCCAGCTCGGCTGGGCCCTGGGCCAAcagctccctgagcctcagtgagGGGCTCAGCTCTGGCCTCAGCCTCAGCTGCGAAGCCCTGAATGTCCACGGGGCCCAGAGCGCCAGGGTCCTGCTGCTGCCAG GCCAATCACAGCCCAGGGCCGGCTGGGTCCTGGGAGCTGTCGGGGGAGCTGGCTTCATGGTCCTGCTTTCTCTCAGCCTTTGCCTCGTCTTCAG AGTGAAGACCCACAGGGAGACCCAGCCAGTGCAAAGCATGGATGATAGGAGCCAAGTCGTGGGCTCCGGCTCCCGG GAGCATCAGTTCGGGACAGACACCCCTGCAGACTCCCCGGCCCCTGCTGGGGCTGGCCCCATCTCACAAGACGAATGCCAGCTGCACTACGCCTTCCTCAGATTTCACAAGCTGAAGCCTCAGGGACGGGAAGGCATGGACACTGAATACTCAGAGATCAGGACACACAAGTGA
- the LOC135318412 gene encoding sialic acid-binding Ig-like lectin 6 isoform X5 codes for MCLLQLLLLPVLWGAPLARVLSYPLELPETVTVQESLCVLVPCRFSYPWSLGTSYMFWFQKGADTAHDPPVATNKPEQKLHERTRGRFFLLGDFRTKNCSLSIRDVSMGDSGTYFFHVETSFSEHSYLDKMFSLKVTALIHKPHIPIPETLESGCPRNLTCSVPWVCEQGTPPIFSWTSAALTSLGPKTLLSSVLTLTPWPQDHSTTVTCQVMFPTTGVIVERTIQLNVTYAPQNVAIRIFQGNRPALETLQNASSLPILEGQALQLLCVADSNPPAQLSWFRGSPALNATAISSTAILELPGVGTAEEGEFTCRAQNPLGSQYLSLSVSVVCQSQPRAGWVLGAVGGAGFMVLLSLSLCLVFRVKTHRETQPVQSMDDRSQVVGSGSREHQFGTDTPADSPAPAGAGPISQDECQLHYAFLRFHKLKPQGREGMDTEYSEIRTHK; via the exons ATGTGCCTTctacagctgctgctgctgcctgtgcTGTGGGGAG cacccCTGGCTCGAGTGCTGAGTTACCCGCTGGAACTGCCGGAGACTGTGACAGTGCAGGagagcctgtgtgtccttgtgcCGTGCAGATTTTCCTACCCCTGGTCTTTGGGAACCTCCTACATGTTTTGGTTCCAGAAAGGGGCAGATACAGCACACGACCCTCCAGTGGCCACCAACAAGCCCGAACAGAAGCTGCATGAAAGGACCCGGGGGCGGTTCTTTCTCCTCGGGGACTTCCGGACCAAAAACTGCTCCCTGAGCATCAGAGACGTCAGCATGGGGGACAGTGGGACATACTTCTTTCACGTGGAGACATCCTTCAGTGAACACTCATATCTAGATAAAATGTTCTCTCTGAAGGTGACAG CCCTGATCCACAAACCCCACATCCCCATCCCGGAGACCCTGGAGTCTGGCTGCCCCAGGAACCTGACCTGCTCGGTGCCCTGGGTCTGTGAGCAGGGCACACCCCCCATCTTCTCCTGGACATCAGCTGCCctcacctccctgggccccaaGACCCTCCTCTCCTCAGTGCTCACCCTCACCCCATGGCCCCAGGACCACAGCACAACTGTCACCTGTCAGGTGATGTTCCCCACAACTGGGGTGATCGTGGAAAGGACGATCCAGCTCAACGTCACCT ATGCTCCACAGAACGTGGCCATCAGAATCTTCCAAGGAAACAGACCAG CCCTCGAGACTCTGCAAAACGCCTCATCCCTTCCCATCCTGGAGGGCCAGGCTCTGCAGCTACTCTGTGTTGCTGACAGCAACCCCCCTGCGCAGCTGAGCTGGTTCCGGGGGTCCCCAGCCCTGAACGCCACCGCCATCTCCAGCACGGCGATTCTGGAGCTGCCTGGTGTAGGGACTGCAGAAGAAGGAGAATTCACCTGCCGAGCTCAGAACCCGCTGGGCTCCCAGTATCTCTCTCTGAGCGTCTCTGTGGTCT GCCAATCACAGCCCAGGGCCGGCTGGGTCCTGGGAGCTGTCGGGGGAGCTGGCTTCATGGTCCTGCTTTCTCTCAGCCTTTGCCTCGTCTTCAG AGTGAAGACCCACAGGGAGACCCAGCCAGTGCAAAGCATGGATGATAGGAGCCAAGTCGTGGGCTCCGGCTCCCGG GAGCATCAGTTCGGGACAGACACCCCTGCAGACTCCCCGGCCCCTGCTGGGGCTGGCCCCATCTCACAAGACGAATGCCAGCTGCACTACGCCTTCCTCAGATTTCACAAGCTGAAGCCTCAGGGACGGGAAGGCATGGACACTGAATACTCAGAGATCAGGACACACAAGTGA